The Variovorax paradoxus genome window below encodes:
- a CDS encoding FAD-binding oxidoreductase, translated as MHKSEFMVLGAGIVGVSTALALQERGHAVVLVDPHGPGTRASYGNAGLIQREAVEPYGFPQDLATLLLAAVGRSNAIYYHFKALPSLVAPLLRYWRHSRPGPYARAVAAHSSLIAHSTEAHAPLIAAAGADALIGKQGWHQAFRSVNRLAKAVADVQRIRANYGLNCQVMDGEELAAAAPALKQRMAGAVLWEDAWSVSNPGELVRRYARLFERRGGTILREDANSLRSDGAGWAVGATDVGSSLTSAQVVVAMGAWSDALVRRLGYRFPMFVKRGYHLHYRIKTTLAKPMLDTENGIMLSPMSQGLRVATGAEFARLGASPTPVQMHRSNSIVRELLDLGETVESQPWMGARPCTPDMLPVIGKGHLHQGLWFNFGHAHQGLTLGPATARLLAEQIEGGATYIDHQPFVPQRFAR; from the coding sequence ATGCACAAATCGGAGTTCATGGTGCTTGGCGCGGGTATCGTTGGTGTCAGCACCGCCCTTGCCCTGCAGGAACGCGGCCATGCGGTCGTGCTGGTGGATCCCCATGGGCCCGGCACCCGAGCTTCGTACGGCAATGCGGGACTGATCCAGCGAGAGGCGGTAGAGCCCTATGGTTTTCCGCAAGACCTCGCCACGCTGCTGCTCGCGGCGGTTGGCCGCTCCAACGCCATCTACTATCACTTCAAAGCCTTGCCAAGCCTGGTGGCACCACTGCTGCGCTACTGGCGCCATTCGCGACCTGGTCCCTATGCACGCGCAGTGGCGGCTCACAGCAGCCTCATTGCCCACTCCACTGAGGCACATGCACCCCTGATCGCAGCGGCCGGCGCCGACGCGCTGATCGGCAAGCAAGGCTGGCACCAAGCCTTTCGCAGTGTCAACCGCCTTGCCAAGGCGGTTGCCGATGTCCAGCGAATACGCGCGAACTACGGATTGAACTGCCAGGTAATGGACGGCGAAGAATTGGCGGCCGCAGCGCCTGCGCTCAAACAAAGGATGGCCGGCGCCGTCCTCTGGGAGGACGCATGGAGCGTGTCCAACCCCGGTGAATTGGTACGGCGCTACGCCCGTCTGTTCGAGCGTCGCGGCGGGACCATCCTCCGCGAGGACGCGAATTCGCTGCGCAGCGATGGCGCCGGATGGGCCGTGGGTGCGACGGACGTGGGATCGTCGTTGACCTCTGCTCAGGTGGTCGTGGCCATGGGCGCTTGGTCGGACGCGCTGGTACGGCGCTTGGGGTACCGCTTCCCAATGTTCGTCAAGCGCGGCTATCACCTTCATTACCGGATCAAGACCACTTTAGCGAAGCCAATGCTCGACACCGAGAACGGCATCATGCTGTCGCCCATGTCACAGGGCTTACGCGTGGCCACAGGCGCCGAGTTCGCGCGGCTCGGGGCGTCCCCCACACCAGTGCAGATGCATCGTTCGAACAGCATCGTGCGCGAGCTTTTGGACCTTGGGGAGACGGTGGAGTCGCAACCCTGGATGGGCGCCCGCCCATGTACGCCAGACATGTTGCCTGTCATTGGCAAAGGCCATCTACACCAGGGCCTGTGGTTCAATTTTGGTCATGCGCACCAGGGACTGACGCTAGGGCCCGCCACTGCGCGACTTCTGGCTGAGCAGATAGAAGGCGGCGCGACCTATATCGACCACCAGCCCTTCGTCCCGCAGCGCTTCGCGCGCTGA
- a CDS encoding D-aminoacylase translates to MPKYPHYDLLVRGGTVIDGSKAPRFVSDVGVRQGRIAAVGDLRSHTADEVLDATGMIVAPGFIDSHTHDDQAVLSQAEMIFKVSQGVTTVVTGNCGLSAAPLKTDMHLPSPIDILQTPPSQRYSTFAAYLAALRATPSSVNVVPLVGHTTLRAVVMDSLDRAATPDEVAQMRLLLEEALAAGALGISTGTWYPPARHATTEEVLGVCAPLASHGAMYVTHMRHEDHRVMDALEETFHIGRTLGVTVLVSHHKVMHSANFGLTRETLPFILETMKKQPVCLDCYPYTAGSTMILTDPDMLKNRVTIASSEPHPECAGRDLDNIAQEWGVSVVQAAERLRPGTAIYHFIDETEMQKIMAFDETMIGSDGIPVGNKPHPRLWGTFPRVLGRYSRDLSLFPLETAVWKMTGLTARNFGLLDRGEIKQGHHADLVVFDADTVKDRATYENPTLAAEGIAHVVVNGSLTWSAGAHTGARRGAVLCRASATVEGP, encoded by the coding sequence ATGCCGAAATATCCACACTACGACCTTTTGGTGCGCGGAGGCACCGTCATTGACGGATCAAAAGCGCCTCGCTTCGTCAGCGACGTGGGGGTGCGACAGGGCCGTATCGCTGCGGTGGGCGATCTGCGATCACACACGGCCGACGAGGTCCTGGACGCGACGGGCATGATCGTGGCTCCCGGCTTCATCGACTCGCACACGCACGATGACCAAGCGGTGCTGTCCCAGGCGGAGATGATTTTTAAGGTTTCGCAAGGCGTTACCACGGTCGTCACCGGGAATTGCGGACTCAGCGCGGCGCCGCTGAAGACCGACATGCATTTGCCCTCGCCCATCGACATCCTGCAGACTCCGCCGAGCCAGCGTTACAGCACCTTCGCAGCCTATCTGGCAGCATTGCGCGCCACGCCATCGTCCGTGAACGTGGTCCCGTTGGTCGGCCATACCACCTTGCGCGCCGTCGTGATGGATTCGCTGGACCGTGCCGCCACGCCGGACGAGGTGGCCCAGATGCGGCTGCTGCTGGAGGAGGCACTTGCAGCCGGCGCGTTGGGAATTTCAACCGGAACCTGGTATCCACCAGCCCGGCATGCAACCACCGAGGAGGTGCTCGGCGTTTGCGCTCCGCTTGCCAGCCACGGCGCCATGTATGTGACCCACATGCGACATGAGGACCATCGCGTCATGGACGCGCTGGAGGAGACGTTCCACATCGGCCGCACGCTGGGCGTGACAGTCCTTGTCTCGCACCACAAGGTCATGCACAGCGCCAACTTCGGCCTGACGCGCGAAACGCTGCCCTTCATCCTCGAGACCATGAAGAAGCAGCCGGTCTGCCTGGATTGCTATCCCTACACCGCCGGTTCCACCATGATCCTGACTGACCCGGACATGCTGAAGAACCGGGTCACCATCGCTTCTAGCGAGCCGCATCCAGAGTGTGCCGGGCGTGACCTCGACAACATCGCGCAGGAATGGGGTGTGTCCGTCGTCCAGGCTGCAGAACGCCTGCGACCCGGTACAGCGATCTACCACTTCATCGACGAGACCGAAATGCAGAAGATCATGGCTTTTGATGAAACCATGATCGGCTCGGACGGCATCCCCGTCGGCAACAAACCCCATCCTCGGTTGTGGGGTACCTTTCCAAGGGTGCTGGGACGTTACTCGCGCGATCTGTCCCTCTTCCCCCTGGAGACGGCAGTCTGGAAGATGACCGGTCTGACAGCTCGCAACTTCGGGCTCCTCGATCGGGGCGAGATCAAGCAGGGTCACCATGCCGACTTGGTCGTTTTCGACGCCGACACGGTCAAGGACCGCGCGACTTATGAAAACCCGACTCTGGCGGCGGAGGGCATCGCGCACGTCGTCGTCAATGGGTCGCTGACCTGGAGCGCGGGAGCTCACACCGGCGCACGACGCGGCGCAGTGCTGTGCCGAGCATCGGCAACGGTCGAAGGCCCGTAG
- a CDS encoding DJ-1/PfpI family protein, with amino-acid sequence MNSKTSLQIGVLVFEGMTSLDALGPFEVLARTPDSVCHLVWKSRQPVKCDTGLLVTPTMSFSEAPQLDVIVVPGGPGQNDLMGDDELLDFLRRQAPGAQWVTSVCTGSLLLAAAGLLDGYKATCHWLSLDFLRMFPVLVTPQRVVIDRNRVTGAGVTSGLDFAFVLLDLLRGEDVAKRLQLMLEYDPAPPFNSGHPSVADADTQAAVKVMAGAMLARREAACVEAVQRKAD; translated from the coding sequence ATGAACTCCAAAACTTCCCTACAGATCGGCGTGCTCGTGTTCGAGGGCATGACCTCGCTGGATGCGCTCGGACCCTTTGAGGTGCTGGCGCGTACGCCCGACAGCGTCTGCCACTTGGTCTGGAAAAGCCGCCAGCCAGTGAAATGCGACACCGGCCTGCTCGTCACGCCAACCATGTCGTTCTCCGAGGCGCCGCAGTTGGACGTGATCGTTGTGCCTGGGGGGCCAGGTCAAAACGATCTGATGGGCGACGACGAACTTCTGGACTTCTTGCGCCGGCAGGCACCTGGCGCGCAATGGGTCACCTCGGTCTGCACTGGCTCGTTGCTCCTGGCGGCGGCCGGGTTGCTCGATGGCTACAAGGCCACCTGCCATTGGCTGTCGCTCGACTTCCTGCGGATGTTTCCTGTGCTTGTCACGCCGCAACGCGTGGTGATTGATCGCAATCGCGTCACCGGCGCCGGCGTGACCTCGGGGCTTGACTTTGCTTTCGTATTGCTGGATCTGCTGCGCGGTGAGGATGTGGCCAAGAGGCTGCAACTGATGTTGGAATACGACCCGGCGCCGCCCTTCAACAGTGGGCACCCGAGCGTAGCGGATGCGGACACGCAGGCCGCGGTGAAGGTGATGGCAGGGGCGATGCTGGCACGACGGGAAGCCGCGTGTGTAGAGGCCGTGCAGCGCAAAGCCGACTAG
- a CDS encoding ABC transporter permease, translating into MLESLGLLSPALFGQLLLGLINGSFYAMMSLGLAIIFGLLNVVNFAHGAQYMMGAFTAWMLLQWAGIPYGWALLLAPLIVGLSGVVLERLFVRRLYHLDHVYGLLLTFGITLIVEGLYRKAFGSAGLPYANPMPGGLRTGLGYLPYYRLWALFASLLICLATWYLIEKTRLGAYLRAAIERPDLVRSFGINVPRMVTLVYGFGVGLAGLAGVFAAPIYNVSPTMGSNLIVVIFAVVVIGGMGSIKGAIVTGYLLGLTEGLVRYYYPPLSDTVVFIIMAAVLLIKPAGLFGKGAIAQHASTALDSKPRRMPQWRAPFRWAFLALALAALATVPFVLYPVFLVKVLCFAVAASAVNLLLGYMGVLSFGHAMFFGFAAYVAGYLAKVWGVTPELAILGATLVATALGAVVGLLAIRLQGIYFAMSTLALAQMVYFFCLQAPFTHGEDGIQDIPRGMAFGVWDLKSDLSVYFFVLLVCGAALLMVARLVHSPYGRIVAAVRDSEPRAVSLGYNANRIKLSVFVFSAAITGLAGATKAIAVQIATLTDVGWHMSGELLLMTLVGGLGTIVGPIVGALALISMQTYMSELQDWVTVAQGLVFCVVVLAFRGGIVGSLAGSWRRPSQPSVRQVLTPAAEPTIR; encoded by the coding sequence ATGCTTGAATCGTTGGGACTGCTTTCTCCCGCGCTGTTCGGTCAGCTGTTGCTGGGCCTGATCAACGGCTCCTTCTATGCCATGATGAGCCTGGGCCTTGCCATCATCTTCGGCTTGCTCAACGTGGTGAACTTTGCGCATGGCGCGCAGTACATGATGGGCGCGTTCACGGCCTGGATGCTGCTGCAGTGGGCAGGTATTCCGTACGGGTGGGCGCTATTGCTTGCGCCTTTGATCGTGGGCCTTTCGGGTGTCGTGTTGGAGCGCTTGTTCGTGCGCCGGCTCTACCACCTGGACCATGTCTATGGGCTGCTGCTGACCTTTGGCATCACGCTCATCGTGGAGGGTCTGTATCGCAAGGCTTTCGGGTCCGCCGGGCTGCCTTACGCCAACCCCATGCCGGGTGGCTTGCGCACAGGTCTGGGCTACCTGCCCTACTACCGGCTCTGGGCGCTGTTTGCTTCGCTGTTGATCTGTCTGGCCACCTGGTATCTCATCGAGAAGACCCGGCTCGGGGCTTACCTGCGCGCCGCCATTGAGCGGCCCGATCTTGTGCGCAGCTTCGGCATCAACGTGCCGCGCATGGTCACGCTGGTTTACGGGTTCGGCGTGGGCTTGGCGGGGCTGGCCGGCGTGTTTGCCGCGCCTATCTACAACGTCAGCCCGACCATGGGCTCCAACCTCATCGTAGTTATCTTTGCAGTGGTAGTAATCGGCGGCATGGGCTCGATCAAGGGTGCCATTGTCACTGGTTACTTGCTGGGCCTGACAGAGGGCTTGGTGCGCTACTACTACCCACCGCTTTCGGACACCGTGGTTTTCATCATCATGGCGGCGGTGCTGCTCATCAAGCCGGCGGGTCTGTTCGGCAAGGGCGCTATCGCGCAGCACGCCAGCACCGCGCTCGACAGCAAGCCGCGCCGGATGCCTCAATGGAGAGCCCCGTTCCGCTGGGCGTTCCTGGCATTGGCGCTGGCGGCGCTGGCCACGGTGCCGTTCGTGCTGTACCCAGTGTTTCTGGTCAAGGTGCTGTGCTTCGCGGTGGCCGCCAGTGCAGTCAACCTGCTGCTGGGTTACATGGGCGTGCTGTCGTTCGGCCACGCCATGTTCTTCGGCTTCGCGGCTTACGTGGCCGGATACCTGGCCAAGGTCTGGGGCGTTACGCCAGAACTGGCCATCCTAGGGGCCACACTGGTGGCCACGGCTCTGGGGGCCGTGGTGGGGCTGCTTGCCATTCGTCTGCAGGGCATTTACTTCGCGATGTCGACGCTGGCCCTGGCGCAAATGGTCTACTTTTTTTGCTTGCAGGCGCCTTTCACGCATGGCGAAGATGGCATCCAAGATATCCCGCGCGGCATGGCTTTCGGCGTCTGGGACTTGAAGAGCGATCTGTCGGTCTATTTCTTCGTGCTGCTGGTATGCGGTGCGGCCTTGCTCATGGTCGCGCGACTGGTGCATTCACCTTACGGCCGCATCGTGGCCGCCGTGCGCGACAGCGAACCGCGCGCTGTCTCGCTGGGCTACAACGCCAACCGCATCAAGCTCTCGGTGTTTGTGTTCTCCGCTGCCATCACCGGTTTGGCCGGCGCCACTAAGGCCATTGCGGTACAGATCGCCACGTTGACCGACGTGGGCTGGCATATGTCGGGCGAATTGCTGTTGATGACTCTCGTAGGTGGCCTCGGGACCATCGTTGGCCCCATCGTTGGCGCGCTTGCGCTCATCAGTATGCAGACCTATATGTCTGAGCTACAGGATTGGGTGACCGTTGCGCAGGGCCTGGTGTTCTGCGTGGTGGTGCTGGCTTTCCGCGGCGGTATCGTGGGCAGCCTGGCGGGATCGTGGCGTCGGCCTTCGCAGCCGTCTGTACGTCAGGTGCTGACGCCTGCGGCGGAACCGACGATCCGATAA
- a CDS encoding ABC transporter ATP-binding protein: MHDIHDTQALLDVRKLSAGYAGNQVLDDVQFHLLRGEVVTLLGRNGAGKSTTLKCLMGFIAEKTGSITFEGQPIVRCPPEQIAKLGMAYCPEERGIFSQLSVRENLLLPPVLRDGGLSLDEVYALFPNLRERSASQGTKLSGGEQQMLAIGRILRTGAKTLLLDEPSEGLAPVIVKLIARTVLELKRRGFTILLVEQNLRFAAELADRHYVMETGRVVDMLTREDMQRDTGRVEAYLGMGHA, encoded by the coding sequence ATGCACGACATCCACGACACACAGGCCCTCCTCGACGTGCGCAAGCTCAGCGCAGGCTACGCGGGCAACCAAGTGCTCGACGACGTGCAGTTCCATTTACTGCGCGGCGAGGTCGTGACGCTGTTGGGCCGCAACGGCGCAGGCAAATCGACCACGCTCAAGTGCCTGATGGGTTTCATCGCCGAGAAGACAGGCAGCATCACTTTCGAAGGCCAGCCCATCGTGCGTTGCCCTCCCGAGCAGATCGCCAAACTCGGCATGGCTTACTGCCCCGAGGAGCGCGGCATCTTTTCGCAGCTGAGCGTGCGCGAAAACCTCCTGCTGCCGCCCGTGCTGCGCGATGGCGGGCTCTCGCTGGACGAGGTGTACGCGCTTTTCCCCAACCTTCGCGAGCGCAGCGCCAGTCAGGGCACCAAGCTCTCGGGCGGCGAGCAGCAAATGCTGGCTATAGGCCGCATTCTGCGGACCGGGGCGAAGACCCTTCTTTTGGATGAACCTAGCGAGGGCTTGGCACCCGTAATCGTCAAACTCATAGCGCGCACCGTGCTGGAACTCAAGCGCCGCGGCTTCACCATCTTGCTGGTGGAGCAGAACCTGCGCTTCGCCGCAGAACTGGCCGACCGGCACTACGTCATGGAAACCGGCCGCGTGGTCGACATGCTGACGCGTGAAGACATGCAGCGCGACACTGGCCGCGTCGAGGCTTATTTGGGGATGGGACATGCTTGA
- a CDS encoding ABC transporter ATP-binding protein: MQSAIGGSTVLVARGLTRSFSGFTAVKNVDLTVKHNTVHSVIGPNGAGKSTLFNLLTRFLEPDAGSIVYRGADVTRMPPAMLARLGVVRSFQISAVFPHLTVAQNVCVPLQRLSGLQKVFWRSASCLSALDDKVHGLLHQFGLSDWADTLAGELPYGRKRALELATTFALEPELALLDEPMAGLGTEDVARVTDLIAAQAGARTIVMVEHNLKVVERLSDTVTVLCRGEVLAEGSYAEVAADPRVLEAYIGH, encoded by the coding sequence ATGCAGTCCGCCATCGGTGGATCGACCGTTCTCGTTGCGCGCGGCCTCACGCGTAGCTTTTCGGGCTTCACGGCTGTCAAGAACGTGGACCTTACCGTGAAGCACAACACTGTGCATTCCGTGATCGGCCCCAACGGCGCTGGCAAGAGTACGCTGTTCAATCTGCTCACACGCTTCCTGGAGCCAGATGCGGGCAGCATCGTCTACCGCGGCGCGGACGTCACGCGAATGCCGCCCGCGATGTTGGCGCGCCTCGGCGTGGTGCGCTCGTTCCAGATTTCCGCGGTGTTTCCGCATCTCACGGTGGCGCAGAACGTCTGCGTACCGCTGCAGCGGCTATCGGGCTTGCAAAAGGTGTTCTGGCGCTCTGCCTCATGCCTGAGCGCCTTGGACGACAAAGTCCATGGGCTGCTGCACCAGTTCGGCCTCAGCGATTGGGCCGATACCCTCGCGGGCGAACTGCCGTACGGCCGCAAGCGCGCGCTTGAGCTGGCGACGACCTTCGCACTGGAGCCGGAGCTCGCGCTGTTGGACGAACCGATGGCCGGCCTGGGCACGGAAGACGTGGCGCGCGTCACTGACCTCATCGCCGCGCAAGCCGGCGCGCGGACCATCGTGATGGTGGAGCACAACCTCAAGGTGGTCGAGCGGCTGTCCGATACCGTCACCGTGTTATGTCGCGGAGAGGTGCTGGCAGAGGGAAGCTATGCGGAGGTGGCTGCCGACCCGCGCGTGCTCGAGGCCTACATCGGACACTGA
- a CDS encoding ABC transporter substrate-binding protein encodes MTLRTCTLAAALLTALPSFAQISDGVVRLGVINDQSGPYAALTGPGSALAVRMAVEDMKAQLGDTKVEVLVADHQNKPDVGLTIVKRWFDVDKVDAVLDIANSAVALGVQSVIKEKNKIALYGIVGTTELTGKQCAKTGFSWVHDSYALVSGPARTLTKAGQDSWYFVAADFAFGKNMVQEAKNFVNASGGKVVGEVFHPMGTSDYSSFLLQAQASSAKVVAFANAGAQLVNSMKQWKEFGMQDGKQRPVSLLLSITDVHAAGIDVMQGLSGTSAWYWDRNDDTRAFARRFFERHKAMPTESQAGMYSATTHYLKSVLAIKTDATDAVAAQMRKTPVNDMYAKNATLRDDGKLAHDFLLVTVKSKTESKAAWDYYKISAVIPASEAYIPLPQSDCPLVVAAKAK; translated from the coding sequence ATGACACTCCGTACCTGCACCCTCGCGGCCGCATTGCTCACAGCGCTGCCATCCTTTGCACAGATCTCGGACGGCGTCGTCCGCTTGGGGGTCATCAACGACCAGTCCGGTCCATACGCCGCGCTGACTGGCCCGGGTTCCGCGCTTGCGGTGCGCATGGCCGTGGAGGACATGAAGGCACAGCTTGGCGACACGAAGGTCGAAGTGCTGGTCGCCGACCATCAAAACAAGCCCGACGTAGGGCTGACCATCGTCAAGCGCTGGTTTGACGTGGACAAGGTGGATGCCGTGCTCGACATCGCCAATTCTGCAGTGGCGCTGGGCGTGCAGTCCGTCATCAAGGAAAAGAACAAGATTGCGCTGTACGGCATCGTTGGCACGACCGAACTGACCGGCAAGCAGTGTGCCAAGACAGGCTTCTCATGGGTGCACGACTCCTACGCGCTGGTCTCCGGTCCCGCCCGCACCCTGACCAAGGCCGGGCAAGACAGCTGGTACTTCGTGGCGGCCGATTTCGCATTCGGCAAGAACATGGTGCAGGAAGCCAAGAATTTCGTTAACGCCAGCGGCGGTAAGGTCGTGGGCGAGGTCTTCCATCCCATGGGCACCTCGGACTACAGCTCCTTTCTACTGCAGGCCCAGGCATCCAGTGCGAAGGTCGTCGCCTTTGCCAATGCCGGCGCGCAGTTGGTGAACTCGATGAAGCAATGGAAGGAGTTCGGCATGCAGGACGGCAAGCAGCGCCCCGTCTCGCTGTTGCTGTCGATCACCGATGTTCACGCGGCCGGTATCGATGTGATGCAGGGCCTGTCCGGCACCTCCGCTTGGTACTGGGATCGCAACGACGACACGCGCGCGTTCGCGCGCCGATTCTTCGAGCGGCACAAGGCCATGCCCACCGAGTCGCAAGCTGGCATGTACTCCGCCACTACGCACTACCTCAAGTCCGTGCTCGCCATCAAGACCGATGCGACCGATGCGGTGGCCGCGCAGATGCGCAAGACGCCGGTGAACGACATGTACGCGAAAAACGCCACATTGCGTGACGATGGCAAATTGGCGCACGACTTCCTCCTGGTCACGGTGAAGTCCAAGACTGAATCCAAAGCCGCATGGGACTACTACAAGATCTCCGCCGTCATTCCTGCGAGCGAGGCCTACATCCCTCTGCCCCAGAGCGACTGCCCGCTGGTCGTGGCCGCCAAGGCGAAGTGA
- a CDS encoding DJ-1/PfpI family protein, whose product MTNPLQIGFLVFPDVTQLDLTGPAQVLSRVPGARVHLAWKTLEPLKTDVGFSLNPTTSFADCPPLDVLCVPGGMGVVGQINDAETLAFLRQQGASARYVTSVCNGSLLLGAAGLLQGYRSTCHWMWRHYLTQFGAEPVAARVVRDRNRLSGAGVTSGIDFAFTLATELAGEEAARMIQLGLEYDPQPPLDSGSPEKAGADRVARARAVPAAWLRDVAEPQIAQAARRLATIP is encoded by the coding sequence ATGACAAACCCTCTGCAGATTGGATTTCTGGTCTTCCCCGATGTCACGCAGCTCGACCTCACCGGCCCTGCGCAGGTGCTCAGCCGCGTGCCGGGTGCCCGGGTCCACCTGGCGTGGAAGACGCTCGAACCCCTGAAGACAGACGTGGGCTTCAGCCTCAACCCGACCACCAGCTTTGCGGATTGCCCGCCCCTGGACGTGCTGTGCGTGCCTGGTGGTATGGGCGTTGTCGGGCAGATCAATGATGCAGAGACGCTGGCCTTCCTGCGCCAGCAGGGCGCCAGCGCGCGCTACGTCACATCTGTCTGCAACGGCTCACTGCTGCTGGGCGCGGCGGGGCTGCTGCAGGGTTACCGGTCAACCTGCCACTGGATGTGGCGGCATTACCTGACGCAGTTCGGCGCCGAGCCTGTGGCTGCGCGCGTGGTGCGTGACCGTAACCGCCTTTCAGGCGCCGGGGTGACCTCTGGCATCGATTTCGCTTTTACCTTGGCCACCGAACTGGCCGGGGAAGAAGCAGCGCGAATGATTCAGTTGGGCCTCGAGTACGACCCTCAGCCACCGCTGGACAGCGGCTCACCGGAAAAGGCCGGGGCCGATCGCGTCGCACGGGCGCGTGCGGTGCCGGCGGCATGGCTGCGGGACGTGGCTGAACCGCAGATTGCACAGGCCGCGCGCCGGCTCGCCACTATTCCCTGA
- a CDS encoding DJ-1/PfpI family protein: MSDPLNVAILTFPGCQVLDVTGPAMVFEAGNDALGKAHYKVHILSADGGTVQTSSAVAMVTRPVQELPASEVDTLLIAGGDDSGLQQLVAIDAVRRWAVKASRSARRYGSICTGTFALAHFGLLEGKRVATHWSACGNLAERCPGVSVDTNALFVNDGRLWTSAGVTTGIDMSLEMVAADLGNAVAHVIAKRLVLYARRPGYQSQFSPVLTAQSHADAPFAALIDWMRENLTQQLDVPRLAERVAMSERTFLRRFTKSTGETPAHFVETLRLDQTRNLLAAGMSLKEIAARTGYLTGAQLSKAFERRFGMTPLLFRELHCRTQAASRPDGKSTNYAQDPAAQGVLASQRVV; this comes from the coding sequence ATGTCTGACCCGCTGAACGTTGCGATCCTGACCTTTCCGGGCTGCCAAGTGCTGGACGTGACGGGTCCGGCGATGGTGTTCGAGGCGGGCAACGACGCGCTGGGCAAGGCCCACTACAAGGTGCACATCCTTTCGGCCGACGGCGGAACCGTGCAGACCAGCAGCGCCGTGGCCATGGTGACCCGGCCGGTCCAGGAGCTGCCCGCCAGTGAGGTCGACACCTTGCTGATCGCCGGCGGCGATGATTCGGGCCTGCAGCAGTTAGTGGCCATCGATGCCGTGCGCAGATGGGCCGTCAAGGCAAGCAGGAGCGCGCGCCGCTACGGTTCCATCTGCACCGGCACCTTCGCGCTGGCACATTTCGGCCTGCTAGAGGGAAAGCGCGTGGCCACCCATTGGTCGGCCTGTGGCAACCTTGCCGAGCGCTGCCCTGGGGTATCCGTTGACACCAACGCGCTGTTCGTCAACGATGGGCGCCTGTGGACCTCCGCTGGCGTTACCACGGGCATCGACATGAGCCTGGAAATGGTGGCCGCAGACCTGGGCAATGCCGTCGCCCACGTGATCGCCAAGCGCTTGGTGCTTTATGCGCGCCGGCCCGGCTACCAATCGCAGTTCAGTCCGGTGCTGACAGCGCAGTCGCATGCCGATGCACCCTTCGCAGCTCTGATCGACTGGATGCGCGAGAACCTCACGCAGCAGCTGGACGTGCCGCGCCTGGCCGAGAGAGTGGCAATGTCCGAGCGCACCTTTTTACGCCGCTTCACCAAAAGTACGGGCGAGACGCCCGCGCATTTCGTCGAGACGCTGCGGCTGGACCAGACACGCAACCTGCTCGCGGCCGGCATGTCACTGAAAGAGATCGCGGCGCGCACAGGCTACCTCACGGGCGCACAGCTGTCCAAAGCCTTCGAGCGGCGCTTCGGCATGACACCGCTGCTGTTCCGCGAACTGCATTGCCGCACGCAAGCGGCGTCGCGGCCGGATGGCAAAAGTACGAACTACGCGCAGGATCCCGCGGCACAAGGAGTGCTGGCAAGCCAGCGTGTTGTCTGA